A stretch of the Cheilinus undulatus linkage group 11, ASM1832078v1, whole genome shotgun sequence genome encodes the following:
- the LOC121518071 gene encoding putative helicase mov-10-B.2, with protein sequence MVNNKWNTTSACQTGLDFFEFLKESNRTSITDRLELREIYNNEFRSRRKETKDPNFGTVLHALKVSHKITRRKDKIRFNSTVKAFYVDQWHSPIDRRPEPIQSPASPQYVQDVISGDEAEMGVRARRKLARLLMDRLKTNRGQFISDKNGICISSDHGFDNGTLSLQVDETYEYVVNLNVENTGTDTVYFTYYTPLHWLKYFTLRDERKVTKTNPLCLKPGQSYDIQVSFHCSLVGFYPATLAFEFKPDLLPTSATFHIVRYIQAQCITSLGLELAPVAPYKPCSLPAWTPPVDYMVVDGLQPEGMSVMQLQNVVELKQYRIPSFMNQLIKSLKSTIFSDKRKDLLESPLSWENYCEKFQLQLYLEEQQMEVDIKRYNIPNNDRQEATMTRDPNNKKLLVLEVPGVSENRPSVLRGDALLAYPVGETKVKYRGYVHSVQLDSVKLGFGSELLSRFVDGMKFNIEFTLNRLTMRVQHRAAELAAKYKLREVLFPSDDRLSSLQPELPRLRLHDSKLERNPEQYKAVQHIVAGSSKPAPYLVFGPPGTGKTVTMVEAIKQIEKRQASCHILVCAPSNSAADLLCKKILDHVDRNKVYRMYASSRDPKCVPQEIKDCSNLVGECYVFPAKEKLMEYKIMVTTLLTAGRLVSGNIPAGHFTHVFVDEAGHAVETECIVPLAGLLDAESGQVVLAGDPKQLGPILRSPFAQKYGMGVSLLERLMKNFSVYQREEGIYNNHFVTKLLHNYRSHPAILEIPNELFYDRELVASADEMLRISYCRWPHLPKRDFPLIFHGVTGRDEREASSPSFFNVPEVEVLMSYVRKLLETEGKSQGKLAPRDIGIIAPYRKQVQKIRKALEKVGKDFKFKDMNALKVGSVEEFQGQERKVIMVSTVRSSPDYVEIDKEFNLGFVKNEKRFNVAVTRAKALLIVVGNPRVLTTDPTWARFIQYCQDEGGYTGFVHVEDEEDVIRRLAALYIEIETTVETAESVVQQQLDPEWRSDL encoded by the exons ATGGTGAATAACAAGTGGAATACAACTTCTGCCTGCCAGACTGGACTCGATTTCTTCGAGTTTTTGAAGGAATCTAACCGGACATCCATCACAGACAGGCTTGAATTGAGAGAAATTTATAACAATGAGTTCAGAAGCAG GAGAAAAGAGACCAAAGACCCAAATTTTGGAACAGTGCTCCATGCCCTGAAAGTGTCTCACAAAATAACAAGACGAAAAGACAAGATCCGCTTCAACTCCACG GTCAAAGCATTTTACGTGGATCAGTGGCATTCACCCATTGACCGTAGACCAGAGCCCATCCAGAGCCCAGCCAGTCCACAGTATGTGCAGGATGTCATCTCTGGAGATGAAGCGGAGATGGGTGTTCGAGCTCGCAGGAAACTGGCTCGTCTCCTGATGGACCGACTGAAAACAAACAG GGGTCAATTCATCTCTGACAAAAATGGTATCTGCATCAGCTCTGACCATGGGTTTGACAACGGGACCCTCAGCTTGCAAGTGGATGAAACATATGAG TATGTGGTTAATCTGAATGTGGAAAACACTGGGACAGACACTGTGTACTTCACCTACTACACCCCACTGCACTGGCTCAAGTACTTCACTCTGAGAGACGAGAGAAAGGTGACCAAAACAAATCCTCTATGCCTTAAACCAG GCCAGAGCTATGACATTCAGGTTAGCTTCCACTGCAGTTTGGTTGGTTTCTATCCAGCCACGCTCGCCTTTGAATTCAAACCAGACCTGCTGCCCACCTCTGCTACGTTCCACATTGTGCGCTACATCCAGGCTCAGTGCATAACTTCATTAGGACTGGAGCTGGCTCCAGTGGCCCCCTACAAACCTTGCTCTCTCCCTGCCTGGACTCCTCCAGTGGATTATATGGTTGTGGATGGACTGCAACCTGAAGG GATGTCAGTGATGCAGCTTCAAAATGTGGTTGAGCTGAAACAGTATCGAATCCCTTCATTTATGAACCAGCTCATCAAGTCTCTGAAGAGTACCATCTTTTCTGATAAAAG AAAAGACTTACTTGAGAGTCCCTTGAGCTGGGAGAACTACTGTGAGAAGTTTCAGCTGCAGTTGTATCTGGAGGAGCAACAGATGGAGGTGGACATCAAGAGATACAACATCCCCAACAATGACAGACAAGAGGCCACCATGACCAGAGATCCTAACAACAAGAAACTTCTTGTTCTTGAG GTACCTGGTGTCTCTGAGAACCGTCCGTCTGTGCTACGAGGAGATGCCCTGCTGGCTTATCCTGTAGGAGAAACAAAGGTGAAGTACCGCGGCTACGTTCACAGTGTGCAGCTGGACAGCGTCAAACTCGGCTTTGGCTCAGA ATTGCTGAGTCGTTTTGTAGATGGCATGAAGTTCAACATTGAGTTCACTCTCAACCGCCTTACTATGCGTGTTCAGCATAGAGCAGCAGAGCTGGCAGCTAAATACAAACTGAGAGAGGTGTTGTTCCCATCTGATGATAGActctcctctctgcagcctGAACTTCCAAGACTCAG GCTGCACGACTCAAAGCTGGAGAGAAACCCAGAGCAGTACAAGGCTGTACAACACATTGTAGCTGGCTCATCCAAACCTGCTCCTTACCTGGTGTTTGGTCCACCTGGAACAG gAAAAACTGTGACGATGGTGGAGGCCATCAAGCAGATAGAAAAGAGGCAGGCGTCCTGCCACATCCTGGTCTGTGCTCCCTCTAACAGTGCTGCTGATCTGCTCTGCAAGAAGATTCTGGATCATGTGGACAGGAACAAAGTGTACCGCATGTACGCAAGTAGCAGGGACCCAAAATGTGTCCCACAGGAAATAAAG GACTGTTCTAACCTGGTTGGGGAGTGTTATGTTTTTCCTGCTAAAGAGAAGCTGATGGAGTATAAGATCATGGTCACCACTCTGTTAACCGCTGGAAG GTTGGTCTCTGGAAACATCCCTGCAGGTCATTTCACTCACGTGTTTGTGGACGAGGCAGGACATGCTGTTGAGACTGAATGCATAGTCCCACTGGCAG GGCTACTCGATGCAGAGTCTGGTCAGGTTGTTCTTGCTGGAGATCCTAAGCAGCTTGGGCCAATTCTCAGATCCCCTTTCGCACAGAAATACGGCATGG GAGTGTCCCTCCTGGAGCGTTTGATGAAGAACTTCTCTGTGTATCAGAGGGAGGAAGGCATTTACAACAACCACTTTGTCACCAAACTGCTGCACAACTACAG GTCCCATCCTGCTATTCTGGAAATCCCCAACGAGCTCTTCTATGACAGAGAGCTGGTGGCTAGTGCTGATGAAATGTTACGCATCTCTTACTGCAGATGGCCACATCTTCCAAAGAGG GACTTCCCGTTGATCTTCCATGGTGTGACGGGACGTGATGAACGTGAGGCCAGCAGCCCATCATTCTTCAATGTACCAGAGGTGGAGGTGCTGATGAGCTACGTGAGGAAACTGCTGGAGACAGAGGGCAAAAGTCAGGGTAAACTTGCACCCAGAGACATTGGCATCATCGCCCCCTACAGGAAACAA GTGCAGAAAATCCGAAAGGCCCTGGAAAAAGTTGGGAAAGATTTTAAATTCAAGGACATGAATGCACTGAAG GTTGGATCTGTGGAGGAGTTCCAGGGTCAGGAGAGGAAAGTGATCATGGTGTCGACAGTTCGCAGCAGCCCTGATTACGTAGAAATAGATAAAGAGTTCAACCTTGGCTTCGTCAAGAACGAGAAG AGATTCAACGTGGCTGTGACTCGAGCTAAAGCCCTGCTGATTGTGGTTGGAAACCCCAGAGTGCTGACCACAGATCCTACCTGGGCCCG GTTTATCCAGTACTGCCAAGACGAAGGAGGCTACACTGGTTTTGTCCATGtagaggatgaggaggatgtGATTAGAAGGCTTGCTGCCCTGTACATCGAGATTGAGACTACAG TTGAGACTGCTGAGAGTGTCGTCCAGCAGCAACTGGACCCCGAGTGGAGGAGTGACCTGTaa